The sequence TGTAGTGTAATCTGAGATAATGGGATTAGGGAAGATTGAGGATGCTGCCATCTGCACTTGTGCTATTGATGAGGAGTTCAAGGTGACCGCTCTCAAGAATCGGGACGGTTTATTCACACCACGCAAAATAACCTTTCGGCCTTACCGTGGTCGCGGTGGCTTCCTTGCGCCGGTCGGGTATCTCTGCCTTGTTTGGGTTGTGGGCGGAGCTAACCATGGGACTAGAGGGGGTCGGGATGCTACGTGAGCCAACGATGCTGGTGCTCGGCTTGCGGCTCGGCAGCCTCTCctccttaagccccgccccatcGCCTACGCCTATGCGACTGGGGCTCCGCTTGGGTTGCGTGGACCCTGGAACAGCCGGACCGCCTGAAAGATGGGAAACAAGAGATCTCTGTAAGGCCGATTTCTGTCACTCATTTTAGAAGAACAACAAAACGACTCTTACTAATCACTACGTCAATGATCTGGCTTACAGAAGTCGGAGTGTCGCCTCTGGCGGTGGTAGGTGGAGGTGCTGCGCTGTGCCTTGTGGCCAGTGGAGGAAGAAGGCGTggcagatgaggaggaagaggaggagatgggagcGGTGTGTTTGCTGGTTCCGTTAGTGGTGGTGCTGGCTCGGACGCGAGCTAGACTCAGACTGCTGCCTGATCGAGACTCGCTGCGTTCCGTCTGAGAAGGAAATATTCATGCGTTCAATAGGACTCGAGTCGGGCATTGATTCGGTTGTTTAGAGCTTCACTACAAGCAACAACCATGTTCAGAGGCGGACATTTCATTCCAAAAATGAGCATTACGAACTCATAATGATCCTAAATCTGCTCCCATTCTGTGACATGTCTTGGTCTTTTGCCAACTTTCTTTATATAATCTCGTCTGGCAAAAGATAGAGTATACTGTCCAATAAAGCCGTAAGCCAATGCGCTCACCTCGTTCTTGCGTCCCAGCAGCAGGTATGTGGCGGTGACCTCGTTATACTTCTGGCCAGACAGCGAGTCTCTGATCTCATCTCTGGTGAATCCCATCCCAACCATCACATCTGGAAACgagacaaataaaataataaaactctGACACGCTGCACTGGGAATCACGGGGAACTCGTGCACAATAATGAAAGGTGCTCTCTGCTTGGTGTGACCCTTCCATACTCGATCCATATGCAGGACCTGACCtaaacacagcagcagcatgcagGTCAGCTTTAATGGTCACTAAATGATGACGTTCATGAAAAAAATGATGACGTTCATGCAAATTAAGctcttttttttgggtgcaATATGCTGGATCTCAGCCATAAACTTTCAAAGTCACCCAGGACTTTGAAGCCACAACTCTAGTCAGTGGCTTGATAAATGGAGGCTTCATCCAGAGGTTCCCATCTTACACTCACTAAATATTTCTGCTTAACACAACAGTTTATCAATGGGACATCAATGATTAGGTTGAATAAATGAACAGTAAAATGTCTGTATTTCTCACCGATGTGGCTGGTGTTGTTTAAGTCCTCGACAGGCTCCATGTGGGGCTTCAGATCCTCGCCGTCATAGCCGATATTGATCCACTTATCATTCATTATTTGCTGatgagaggggaaggagagctcAATATTTACACGCTAATGTGGTCAATTCATGCAGGGTTGTACGCGCTGCGGCGTTTCCGCCTCACCTCCAGCGAGGACCGCTTGGCAGGGTTGAGGACCAGGAAGCGGCGCAGGATTCCCTCGCAGTCGGTGGACATGTAGAAGGGCACGCGGTATTTCCCCCTCAAAACACGCTCACGCAGCTCCTGAATAACACACAGTCAACACAGTGACCTTATGCGACAGTGAAACCGACTGAATGAAAAatgtttacaatatttaaataCTATTAATTTCAATTTTGACATCCCgctgtttctctgtgaagtACAATGTGACTTTCAAACAATttcatcatttttattattttaaatcattTCAATAATTtgcagaggaaaacaacaaGAGACTAGACAAAGCTATAGTTATTGTGTCACTTCCAGAGAGGTACACATGGCCAGACTGTATGCACCCACCTTGAGGTTCTGTCCATCAAAGGGCAAGGACCCGCTGACCAGTGTGTACAAGATGACGCCCAGGCTCCAGATGTCCACCTCCGGACCGTCGTACTTCTTCCCCTGGAAGAGCTCTGGGGCCGCGTAGGGCGGCGAGCCGCAGAACGTGTCCAGTTTACTGCCCTCAGTGAACTCGTTACTGAAGCCAAAGTCGGCTATTTTGATGTTGGCGTCGGCGTCTAGTAGCAAGTTCTCCGCCTGCGTGAAACAGCATGGACCGTGAAACATCAGCAGAACTACGATCAGCTGGGTGTTGACACACTGGAAATGATGCTTTTTAGAGTAGTGGATAATACACTTTGGTGGCTGGCAAGGATAGTTGTAGTTTGAtaattttacttatttattgtATGACCTCATTCATCATTATATGGGAAAAAGCAATACATAGTTTGTTTAATATGTGTCAATGATTTAGACAGATTGACTTTCACAGATGTTTGGCCATCTGAAGAAGGTTCCCATTTCATTCTTCATCTGATGACAGTGTGTAATCACCTTCAAGTCTCTGTGAACAATGTTCTTCAGATGACAGTAGTGCACCGCCGAGACaatctgaggagagaggaaacgatACCAAAGACAGAACATAATTAGCATGTACACGAAAGATAAACTGGGAGCCCTGTTCACACAATCCCAACGCCTGCCTTCAAAGCAGCATAAATGACGCAGATGACTGGATTTCCTGCTGTGCGATCACGCCTCCCGTTTGTTTTATGTGCTTCTGAATCACAGCGGACAAATTCACTCCATTTCTGTCTGCGTCTGCCCAGTGACAAGCAAAGTATAAACGATGAGTCACATCAGAGCTCAAGGAGCTCCGATTTTAGCTCCTGTTGTGTTTGGTAAGCATCAGATGTCCTGTTCCTCTCTTAATTAATATTTAGTTTATGCTCAATTTTAAACCACAAGGAACAGCTGGCTGCCAGATGTCAACATTTGACTGAGGACATGTCATAGCGACAAAAACAGGGGAGATGTGAGGTTTAACTGACCTGTCTGAACTTGGCTCTGGCCTCTTTCTCCTTCATTCTGCCGTGAGCCACGAGGTAGTCGAACACTTCGCCtggaaaagaggggggggggggagacagtaTGGCTTTAATTCAGGCTGACATGGAAGTTGTTTAAAGGCAAATTTGctaattttctttaaaaacattccCGACGGCAATAAATGGATCCACTGGTATCTTGTGGCTGTTACATGGACTGAAACTAGCCCGCCAATCATTTCATTCCGTTCGGATGTAATGATGATTTGGGGCTAGTGCTGCTAGCTACTTTCATTAGAACGGATTTGTAACACCAGAATAGATCATGTCCTCTTGCTTGTTTCTCAAGATTACCACATCCGCCTTTAATAGCCACATATTCCACCAACCTTTGTAAATGACTATAAACTGTCAAcaacagtgagtgtgtgtatatttataaaaactgTTTGGGAGCCAATTTCTTCTGCCTACGTCGACACTCAGTGCCCACCTCCCAGCGAATTCGAACACTTGCTGgagattcacacacattcagaaaCCCTCAGAATGTCTTCACACGGGTTCGGCCGTTATACAATCTCCAACAGTCGGGTCTGTGTCACACTTGCACAAATAAGTTTCCAAGCATCACAAGAACAAATGTTGCGATGCGATAACGGGTTGAAGCCTGATAGAACCTGATTGTCCACACTAAAAAtacatcggtgtgtgtgtgtgcgtgtgtgtgtgtttatacattTAAGTGtgggaaggaggaaaaaaagccaTCTGTGCCTTCCAATAATCCTCCTGTTTTGTTGACATTGTTTTTCAGcttttgaataaaaaacagCCAACAGCTGAAAACTGCTGTTAATTTTAATGGAATATagaaagaaccatttgttgtgTGCGTCTGCACTCCAGCCAAACATTTGACCCTCAGCGGTATCACGGGCCGGGGTTAAGTTCAATGCAGCAGCATGTCGGCtggtgagctgctgctgctgcctccttATTCGGTAATGGAAGCAAGAGATCACACGGCGTACAGAGAGAGCAGCGGTAAGAGATTaagggatgaggaggtgagaagaaagaaaaacagagtaGCCGCAAAAAACTAGACGAGAGTGCATGGGAAACATCCGAGGAATGTAAAAGAGCACAATGATGAGCACAATAAAGGAGTTTATTTTCAATGGGGCCCAAAAAGGGATTGGACCCGATCTTTTGAACAATCTACGAGTTCAGCGGTGGCGCTGCATCAACCGGTCACAGTGCTAAATCTAATTGTGCGGATGTCGTGTGGACGTCACTCACCTCCACTGGCGTACTCCATGATCAGGTAAAGGGTCTTCTCAGTCTCAATCACCTCAAACAACtgcactgtaacacacacacagagaggaaggagaggcgtTAACACAAAGgccagcagagacacacacgataATTATACAGCGGGTAACTCACCTATGTTGGGATGGTGGAGAGTTTTCATGATGCGTACCTCTCGAAACAGCTGGGAAAAAATTGTGAAAAGGGGATTACATGAATTGTTAGTGTTCATCATTCTTGTCAAGACTCAATTAAAGGATTACACAAAGGTATTTCGAGAATGTTTCACAGATAAAATATTCAGAGaagtacaataaatatattaaggATATGGCTTGCATTGAAAAGTTGAAGCTACCTTCAGGCCATTTTAACTAACACAAACAATATGACTTCAATAATTATACCAGCTTTATCTCTAAATCAATGCTTTGATACATGCTTGTTAAAAGTTGCATTTGTGTTCAATATTTTACTAGAACAAAATGTAATAATCAAAACAATTCTATTTCCATTACACGGTCTTCTTTTCAGCAGTGAATCACACATTATACAATATACATAACATATGGAGAAACTTTGAACAATACAGAAGTGAAATGATAATTTTCattcaacacatttatttgtattcagctAATCCATACAATACACAGCTGGtcaaaagacccccccccccatctgtcgGCCACCTCCAGACACCGGGCCACCCAAGGGAGTGTCTCACGGGTGCTCGGCTGACAGCGGGACCTCCTCCCCTGGGCGTGCTCATCCACTACACTACAAAAAATGAGGCAAATGAACGATACGCATGAGACAAGGGTGCATAGAGAGCATAAAAGGACCAGAAGACAATATTAAATACGGATGTGTTCTATGCTGATGAGGCATtttctggttaaataaatggaaataaatataatgttcaattcaattcagtttattttatatagcccgatatcacaaattacaaatttgtgatatcgggcctCATTGTGCATCTGGTTTTGTACTAGTAGTGTTGGAATCATGTATTGCTCTGAACAACGGCCTTGTTTTAATTTATCTAAGAATAAATTACACGagagtggggaaaaaaaactgtgaaagcaaagaaaaaaggacAGAGACAAACAAGAGACGGGAACAAACACAAAAGCAGGAATGCACTGATGCCTTCATTTTTGGAGCTGACCCTCAGCTGCCCTGGGAGACACActtcccccttcccccctctccATCACCGGTATTATAAGATAAAAACAGATACAATCCCCCATCTTACATGTTCTTATGACTACATTTTCTTATTTCTATACAACAGTAGAATCTTACATGCATGGTGCTTATGAGATAATacaatgaattaaagttatttgTTCTATGACCTTAAAGGGATAGTGCGGGTGCTATTGAAGTAGGGGTTGCATGAGGGACTGATCCATCGTCAGCCGAATTTGATTAAATGGGCTTTCGGTGCGTTTCCCTTCTCACTGTGTTCCTCGTTGCACCGGGCCTCAGATAGGAGGAGCTCGAAAGCAGCCAGATATCACAGCCCCCATGTGTGGAGCGATGAACCAGGTTTCCTCCGTCTGCTGAGATTTACATGTCGAAACTGTGCAGACTACAGCGCCACACATTTAACTAAGATAATATGACATGAAACCTTTCTTCATCCTACTTGTGCAGGAGGGCAGACTACTAATGTGTCGGGGATGTCTGATTTTAAACAAAAGACGCATTGGCAAACTCAAATCCGACCCTGAAGTAGATCCACAGCAGAGTGTCTTACAGTGTGGACGTCCGTGTGCATGTACATCTTCCTGCTTCACATACAGAACGAACTGTCGTGGACGAGTGTGAGAAAAGATCCTCCCAAGAGAAAATGCCTTTCTGCTTCACTCGTATGAATCTTCTTTTGCAAAAAAATAATCACAGTTTTCTCTCTTGCGGCATCTGTCCTGCTATTCAATGCACCCGAGggggaaacacacacgcacacacacacgcactgtgtGTGTAACTACCGTACAACCCGGACTATGTTTTTGTTGGAGGAGCATTGAGAACATACGGGGAACGTTCACCGTCTGGGTGACGCGTTGGAAACGTCGGCTTCTACTCGTCTGCCAGTTGTTCTCCTTGATGCTCCTAAAATGGGACGCTGCagcatcataaacacacacacgggtccaCTGGGAGTGTGTGTAATTGAATTATGTGCATCAGCTGTTCATCTGAGCTTTAAGAAGAATAATGGGCTCAGCATcgcctcaccctctctctctttcacctcttcccctcccacattttccctctttttctcgGCCCACTATCAGTAATTGAATCTGTGACCAACTGGTGATTGTTTCCGGAGCGGAGTATGGCTGAAAAAGAGACTACAAACGAATAATGTTATTTTCCCGCCGCTCTGAGCCTCTCGTTCTAAACAGCTTGGCTGTGTTGTGAAGTATTGTGGGTTTACGGGAGCCGATGTCTCCACCGCCATCGCAAGATCCTCGTTTACTGTTCATCTGTCAGGAGGTTTTACCAGGAGCAGAATTAACCAGAGGTCCCCTCTCCGCAAAAAACGAACCTATTGATTGTAACCAGACAACAAACAGAACATGAAGACCAATGAAACGGACCAGTGTCCGAATTAAAATTAGATTTCTCGACATTGTAGAATAGCTGGGAACATTTTGGATCTAGTATAACGCAGCATGTTGGACCTTTAAGGATTAGAAACCTCAGCAGCTGGTGTTGAGTCACAGGTATTGATTGAACAGCCCGATCCATCCTGAGCTCATACAGCCACCATGTTGTATTAACGTGTATCCCACTTTTACGGACATTTCACGGGATAAAAACATTCAGAAATGTCAAATTCCCCCCCATTACGTCTGAGTGCAGCAGCTGATCGCTTATCCAGCTGAACAACTGGGCCCTCTGGCCTTATTATGTTCACCTCGCCTCTCCTGGTTGTCTCCCATGGCGATGGACCCCCCGCGTCACAGTTGCCATGCCAACCCAGGAATTAATCCTTGGGCCCTGATCGCCGTGACTTCCCGGCGGATGGTGGGGAGTCATGGGATGCCGACCTCCTGACACACGGCATGTGTTGATTTGGGGGTTTTAGTGAATTATGAGTATCTTTAAAAAAGGGACGATTTCAGCACGCGTTGAGTAGTTTATTGCTTCAGTTGACCTCCGCATGAAAAGCTTGTGAGTTTGACCTttaattaaagtgtgtgtttgaaaatCGTATGTGCTTTTTTAACTCCTCTGGACAAAATATTAACACCAatacacacatgtgtgcatTATTAGATGTATTATTAACAACATCCTTCACTTCtcttctatttttcttcttcttccttcattcCAAGCAGAATTAATCAACCTCTGAGCATTTACATCCCCATCTCTCCTTGCCCGGAATTATTCATCAACTGCCAAGTCGGTGCTCTCACTGCTTTTCTACCACGAAAGCAACTTAATGACCGACTGTTGagttctttctctccttttctctctcaatcTGAGTTCTGCCGCATGGGTTTGATTCATGTGTCTGGTCTGCCAGTCTGTTGAAACTTTGACCTTTCAATCCAGACTCTGTATCCATATTTCATCTTCaagaggagagaacgagagagagagagagagagagacacacagacagagagataagagagagcaTAAACAAAACAGCCATGTTGAAATGACAAATTGCTATTGCTTGCCGACTGAAACATTTAAACAGCCGGCCCATCACATCTCTAAACGCTGCAGCGCTCTCCTCCGTGTGTGAAACACACTTCCTCTTATCAGCCGCAACCAATCATGAGACACGGATATGTTCTGAAAAATACTGTGTGTGATGGGGGTGAGTGAAAGACAAAGAACGACAGAATGtgactctctctcgctctctctctcctcccatgaCAGAGTACTATCTACTGTGAATAACAGATTGAAATGAAACACTTTACGCCACTTCAGTTAGTGTACGGCAACTACTTAGTGCAAAGCTAGAAGTACGATATCGTCTGACTGCGGTAGTCCTACCCAAAGTAAAAATTGAGCATTGGTAAAATACGCCATAGactgtaaacaggaagtgacgcaGTTGTcgtgatgtcattgttttgCAGACTGCGGTTTTAAAGCTTTGAGTTTGGCGTTTTGGACGGTGGTCATTTGGATTTTGGCAGCTGCCATATTGGTTTTCTGCAACAAGTGAACGGACGTGAACATAATTGGCCAGCGGGGGGGAGACGCCGCATATGGCTCTGgtggcgacctgtcaatcacaagctaGCCCCGCCGAAAAACACATggctgctttatggtctgtattGCTCTAAATGGACCaccatttactaaatgaacatcatgctgtattgaagaagacttgaaactagagattgagaacataaactcgtgtttacaatgtttactgagggtaTAATTAATACAGAATTTTCTCGTAGACTTCGATACAATCTGACTTCTGTTTGTCGCCCCCTGCCGGCGTTTCTTTTGTGTGGTGTGATCAAACGGTGGCGCTGTAGCTGCTGCGTGTGGTAGGATGAAACATTAGCCTCAAGACCAAAATATCACTTGTGGATTTAGGGGCTATGGGGGAGCTGCAGAGGCTTTATGTATAAGTTAAAAATACAACTACGCCTCAAGGAAACTATATACCGACATCACATGGAGACGACCAAGACTGGTCGGTTTAGACTGcggttgattttttaaaattaaagacAACGTCACGCACGTCGTTTCTTTTCCAAATATCTTTGGTTATCTGCAAAAAACCCTTCATTTGCATTTGATTTTCATGAATGGAACAATTTCAGAAGACAAATCATTTTAAACTCTGAAGAAATGGGTGGCAGTAGTGTTGTTGTAGTTAACCATCCCAACAATACGTGATATACAAACTATAACACAAAAAGTGAAACTATGAATCCGTCTACAACAATTTTTGCACAAGGCCTATTTGATTCATGGCATGTCccactttttttgtttcatcccCAACAAAGAATGAATTATAATAAGCCCACATTATTTACCTTCTTAATACCTGATCATCAAATCTAGCCTGACAAACATTTGGTAATTGGAATGGATAAGATAATCCACTTCTGCTGGAGTCATTTCAAAAGTGTGTATTAAAACAATGAGCCACTTCCACACATGGCGATGCCTCTCTGGCGGGGTGAAAGCCGAACAGCAGATGAACTAAACCGCCCAGCCGAATGCTCCGGGGCTCTAATAAGCAACATCACTCAGGGATGTGCCCCTGCTCCTTTTTTACGGTCGCTGGGGAACATCGGAATAGACTTTTGACCTCGCTTCTCCCTTTGTTGCCTGTTGCTGGGAGAGCTGCCCTTCAACATCATCCCAATAAAAACGGCGATAAGAACACCTCCTGCCCGACGACACCTCCTCCGGCCCCGTAATGCACCGCGGCCATTGAAGATCCGGGGGCCTGTCGCTTGAGAGGAGCTGAATCCTTGATGAGGAGGCCTGTTTGACTCAGATCGTACGAAGCCTGACTTAGCTTGATTAAATGAGGAGAGTTAAATATAGTTTTACAGATGTTGGACAAGTGAAAGATCAAAGGCGGCGCTTCTGTTCTTCTACAAATCTATTTTGTGTTGCTTTGAAGACGCGCTCTGTTGTTCCTTCATCCAATTACTCCCTTTTGCACCcaggcacaacaacaacaacaacaacagcagcagcattaaCGGATACGGCAACAACAATGGGATCGTAGCGCAGACGCCCACGCAGCGGACAACGCGGCGGACACAAAAGCGATGCAGATAATGGCATTACACGTGCACACAAACGGCAGAGCAGAGACCTTGTCGGGCTGGGAGTTTTATCCGCCGGTTATCATGCAAGTAGGcctacgcacacacagacacacaccgtcTGTTCTCTTCGGTTCTGCTCTGCATCTCTTCTTTTTCAGAATATCTGCTTCTGTTCCAAGGTCTCAATAATACAAACCCCCTCGCTCCCAAGGCCGCCCCTTTTGTTTGCCTGTATGGAATTCGGCTCCTGGCCGAGGGACAAAACACACTTCACAGCATTAGTTTGTGGCCCAGTCGCTGACCTGCAtgcaacacacacttcacttcacTTTTGTGCAGGACATCAGACGGCCACTGCACCGTCGGGCAGATTCAACTAACAAATGCTAATTATGGATATTTCCATGAGGGTACACTATAAGAAATGAGCCAATCTCCCATGAAAGACAAAAGGTCTGATTGATGTAGGACAATGCAGTTTTTCACGTCCTCCTCCGAAGACACTGTCCTCTGAAAAGTCCAGCCTCATGTGTGAATATTTGATCCAGATCCTAACCAGAAAACACATCTCAGTTTCACTCTATTGTGTAACGCCGTCATATAAACAGCTCAAAGTGAGGCGAAAACGCATATTTTAGCTTTTTTACTCGACACTTGACAATTGTTTTGCTATCCgataaattgttttaattaatatgGAGAAAAATTGCCACACATCTACTGTTCCAACTAGTAACATAAGAGCATCCGTTGTTTTTATCGGCTGTATATCTCATAAAAAATTAATGTTTTGGGCTTTGGAACCgtttgtcattaaaaaaacaccattTAAAGACTTTATTCTCAAGTTCTATCCATTAAAAAGAAGTACAAGTAATAAATTCACTTCTCATGTCTATTTTCTACCAATCATCACATTTTTTTAGCTAAGCAAAATCAATGTGTGTAATAGAATTAAACATTGTGGGTTAGATAAAGTGAAAGCAGGGTGTGCagtgagacaaagagacagtgTCACCTGGCAGAATGCAGCGTGTCCTACACGGACCCCGATAATGCTGACGGGACACGACTGGCAGCGCTGCACCATGCAGCACCGGACCACTACCACTCTgcggcagaacacacacacactgtaccagCCTCGCTAAAAAACAAGGTCTTGGCTCAAAGATCTGAAGAGCTTGTTCACGGTGTAATTAAGAAGGCATCTCACTGTTGGCACGACTGTTCAGCACAAGACGGTCTGTGTGTTCCCAGAGTGGGAAAACCACTCCACTTCAGTCGATGGCCGTCTCAAAACTGACAGAGCCTTTTGGGCATGAGCCCTCCCATTCGTTGCCATGAGTGCACTGTTTGTATTTCATAAGGATTCCATACTGGGCTGTAATGCGATACACCCGAACTGCGCTTACCTAAAAGGTTTAGATTTCACTCGTGGACACGATCTagacgtttttgttgttgttgtttttctcttccTGATCTTCCCGTTTTGTTTTTCTCACAACACAGAACTTTTCAACTGGCTGTGAGATTTGTAATTGTGAATTTTGATTATGTTCGATGTTACAAGTTGAGTACGCAGGTTCCGTAGAATTggtttattcttgtatttaggACATTTCAGTCGGTTTTGTCTTGTGTTTCAACAGCA comes from Pseudoliparis swirei isolate HS2019 ecotype Mariana Trench chromosome 20, NWPU_hadal_v1, whole genome shotgun sequence and encodes:
- the mark4b gene encoding MAP/microtubule affinity-regulating kinase 4 isoform X6, giving the protein MQRNVNRRPPGLISPASQRASPGMHASLSASRSEKGTGWSSRSLGARCRNSIALCSDEQPHIGNYRLLKTIGKGNFAKVKLARHILTGREVAIKIIDKTQLNPTSLQKLFREVRIMKTLHHPNIVQLFEVIETEKTLYLIMEYASGGEVFDYLVAHGRMKEKEARAKFRQIVSAVHYCHLKNIVHRDLKAENLLLDADANIKIADFGFSNEFTEGSKLDTFCGSPPYAAPELFQGKKYDGPEVDIWSLGVILYTLVSGSLPFDGQNLKELRERVLRGKYRVPFYMSTDCEGILRRFLVLNPAKRSSLEQIMNDKWINIGYDGEDLKPHMEPVEDLNNTSHIDVMVGMGFTRDEIRDSLSGQKYNEVTATYLLLGRKNETERSESRSGSSLSLARVRASTTTNGTSKHTAPISSSSSSSATPSSSTGHKAQRSTSTYHRQRRHSDFCGPAVPGSTQPKRSPSRIGVGDGAGLKEERLPSRKPSTSIVGSRSIPTPSSPMVSSAHNPNKAEIPDRRKEATATTNNIPASAMTRRNTYVCTDRSSTDRQSMLQNGKENSSISHRLPPASPSTQSIGGASGASSSSTPSSRLSRVSTVRSTFHGGQIRDRRPPSHAPSASPTLSHDATPLPHARTRTTTNLLSKLTSKLTRRVSLDPSKRQSSNKSMSGCTLPQGTKTVRSQTNLRESADLRSQVAIYLGIRKRPSPGPPDAAGM
- the mark4b gene encoding MAP/microtubule affinity-regulating kinase 4 isoform X7; amino-acid sequence: MQRNVNRRPPGLISPASQRASPGMHASLSASRSEKGTGWSSRSLGARCRNSIALCSDEQPHIGNYRLLKTIGKGNFAKVKLARHILTGREVAIKIIDKTQLNPTSLQKLFREVRIMKTLHHPNIVQLFEVIETEKTLYLIMEYASGGEVFDYLVAHGRMKEKEARAKFRQIVSAVHYCHLKNIVHRDLKAENLLLDADANIKIADFGFSNEFTEGSKLDTFCGSPPYAAPELFQGKKYDGPEVDIWSLGVILYTLVSGSLPFDGQNLKELRERVLRGKYRVPFYMSTDCEGILRRFLVLNPAKRSSLEQIMNDKWINIGYDGEDLKPHMEPVEDLNNTSHIDVMVGMGFTRDEIRDSLSGQKYNEVTATYLLLGRKNETERSESRSGSSLSLARVRASTTTNGTSKHTAPISSSSSSSATPSSSTGHKAQRSTSTYHRQRRHSDFCGPAVPGSTQPKRSPSRIGVGDGAGLKEERLPSRKPSTSIVGSRSIPTPSSPMVSSAHNPNKAEIPDRRKEATATTNNIPASAMTRRNTYVCTDRSSTDRQSMLQNGKENSSISHRLPPASPSTQSIGGASGASSSSTPSSRLSRVSTVRSTFHGGQIRDRRPPSHAPSASPTLSHDATPLPHARTRTTTNLLSKLTSKLTRRRT
- the mark4b gene encoding MAP/microtubule affinity-regulating kinase 4 isoform X5, which encodes MQRNVNRRPPGLISPASQRASPGMHASLSASRSEKGTGWSSRSLGARCRNSIALCSDEQPHIGNYRLLKTIGKGNFAKVKLARHILTGREVAIKIIDKTQLNPTSLQKLFREVRIMKTLHHPNIVQLFEVIETEKTLYLIMEYASGGEVFDYLVAHGRMKEKEARAKFRQIVSAVHYCHLKNIVHRDLKAENLLLDADANIKIADFGFSNEFTEGSKLDTFCGSPPYAAPELFQGKKYDGPEVDIWSLGVILYTLVSGSLPFDGQNLKELRERVLRGKYRVPFYMSTDCEGILRRFLVLNPAKRSSLEQIMNDKWINIGYDGEDLKPHMEPVEDLNNTSHIDVMVGMGFTRDEIRDSLSGQKYNEVTATYLLLGRKNETERSESRSGSSLSLARVRASTTTNGTSKHTAPISSSSSSSATPSSSTGHKAQRSTSTYHRQRRHSDFCGPAVPGSTQPKRSPSRIGVGDGAGLKEERLPSRKPSTSIVGSRSIPTPSSPMVSSAHNPNKAEIPDRRKEATATTNNIPASAMTRRNTYVCTDRSSTDRQSMLQNGKENSSISHRLPPASPSTQSIGGASGASSSSTPSSRLSRVSTVRSTFHGGQIRDRRPPSHAPSASPTLSHDATPLPHARTRTTTNLLSKLTSKLTRRVSLDPSKRQSSNKSMSGCTLPQGTKTVRSQTNLRESADLRSQGESHLHLFSSNRDDQSATAEESYVFPCQHYSSLLCVLKECFQDLEREDIL